GATAATAAGAAATGACAGAAAATTATACACGCTTTATGGAAACACAAATCTATAAACTTCAGTATATGTTCAATTAAGAAACAATTAACAAGGTTTTGGTAAACAGGAATAATGACAATAAACAGATTTACCAAACCTGTAAAGCATCAGCAGAAGTTATATAACATTTAAATCGAAAATGATAGCAATTATCACAAAGAAAAAGTTAGATCTAACCTATGATGAACTAGGTGCTAATAATGAAGTAAAAGGGAAAATACAGTTCAGTACCTGATCATTGGAAAAGTAATTTGGATTCCCCAGCAGGGGTTGTACAACCATTAGAAGTTGCGATTCATGGGATAGAAAGAAGCTACAGTCTGTGCTAATATTCGATCATACGATAACAATATTACAGATGAATCAAATCTATATAAGGTCTTCAAATCACTACAAAAGGGCCTACCACCCAGCTGAAGCCATACAATTCCATGGACAAAGACTTGCATGGCATTGCGATTAAGTTCGTCTGAAGGCCAAATCCGCAGCCTAACTTCATCGGCGATTACTCTTCCTTCCCATAAACAAGTGGGAATTCATCTAAATGCTCTGAGAGATCATATCCATCCCCAATTTTCTTCAAAGTTTGGAAGACTTTATACATAGAAGGCCTCTCCTTTGGTGAGGCTACCACACAACCAGAAGCAATCTTCAACACCTGCATAATCTCGTCATCGTTGCCCTTCCCCCGAAGTGACAGATCAAATGCCTCATGAATTCTACCTGTGATAGAAAGCCGATTCACCCAATCCACCAAACTCCCCTTGAACCCTTCTCCTGCTGCATCACTGGTTATCTCAGTAGCCTTCTGCCCTGTGACCAGCTCCAACAGAATGATCCCAAAAGCGTACACATCCTCCTTGGTGGTCGGATCTGCATTACTAGCACACTCTGGTGCCGTATACCCGAACTCCCCAAAGTCCCCATTCAGGAACGGGCTTGTGTCAGCTCCATCCCCGGTTGATGTCCTCATCAGCCCTGTTAGCCCAAAATCTGTGATCCTTGCCTCGTAGTCCTCATCGAGAAGGATGGCCTTCAAGCTCAAGTTCTGGTGGAGGAACGGGATCTGGAAGCCATGGTGGAGCCAGGAGAGGCCACGAGCGGCGCCTATCCCGATCCTGACCCTGGCCGGCCAATCAAGCGACTCGAGGGCCGAGGAGAGGGCGCCATTGGGCATGTGCTTGTACACGAGAAGCCGCTCGTCCTCGACGAGGCAGAAGCCCAGAAGGGGTACCAGGTTGGGGTGCCGGAGCTGCCCGATCCGCCCCATCTCCGCGCGGAAGTGCTTCTCCGGCAGCGGGCAAGAGTGGAGCCGCTTGACAGTGAGAGCCGATCCGTCCGGCAGCACGGCCTTGTACGAGGTCCCAGTTCTCGGGCTCCCGGCGACAATTAAGTTGCTCGGGTGGAAGTCGGCGGTGGCCGTCATCAGATCCGCCAACTTCACCTTCACGATCGGCTTCTGGAACAACGAGACGGGCACGAGGCGGTTGTGCGCCATCCGAAGCCGCTCGGCCCACCACCTACCGTCCTCTCGGCCGCGCTCGGGAGACGCCCGCTTGCCGGACGGTGACCAGCACCGCCAGATCATCCAGGCGAGGGCGAGCGAGGTGGCGGCGCCGAAGACGCCGGCGGCGACGACAATTGCGATGGTCCGGGTGAGCGATCTGCCGCAGCGGGAGACGGGATGGCCGCAGAGGCCGTCGTTGTGATCGAAAGAGGAGGAGGCGAACTTGTCGCCGATCGGCGCAGGGATGGGTCCGGAGAGCCGATTGTCAGAGAGATCGAGGCGGGTGAGGCGGTCGAGCTGGGCAAGAGAGGGCGGGATGGCGCCCTCGAGCCGGTTGCCAGCGAGGACGAGGGTGTTGAGGAAGCGACAGCCGGAGAGGCCGGGGGGGATGGCGCCGGTGAGCTGGTTGTTGGAGAGGTCGAGGGTGACGAGGTAGGGGAGCCAGGAACAAAGGTCAGGGGGGATGGCGCCGGAGATGGCGTTGGAGGAAAGGTCGAGGACGTTGGCAGCGGCGCAGTACTGGAGATCAGAAGCGATCGAGCCGGAGAGCGACATGTCCCTAAGGTTGAGCCCCAGCACGCGGTTCTCCTGGGGGTTCCAGCACGACACGCCCACGAAACTGCAGACGAAGCCCACAGTTCCATTGGAGAGGTTCCAGGTCAGCCTGCCATCACGGTCGAGGGTAGCCTTCACCCCCCGGAGGCACCGCACGtcgtcctccgccgccgccgctgccgctgccgctgccgcagcCACAACATGTAGCACCAACAAGCTCCTCCACAATATCGTCCTCATACTGATCCAACGGGATGGTGTGGAAGGAGGAAATGGATTGGAGGAGGgttgaaaaagaagaagaagaagaagaagaagcgagtTCGGGAGGATGGGTAGCAG
The window above is part of the Musa acuminata AAA Group cultivar baxijiao chromosome BXJ2-6, Cavendish_Baxijiao_AAA, whole genome shotgun sequence genome. Proteins encoded here:
- the LOC135615553 gene encoding probable inactive receptor kinase At1g27190 — translated: MRTILWRSLLVLHVVAAAAAAAAAAAEDDVRCLRGVKATLDRDGRLTWNLSNGTVGFVCSFVGVSCWNPQENRVLGLNLRDMSLSGSIASDLQYCAAANVLDLSSNAISGAIPPDLCSWLPYLVTLDLSNNQLTGAIPPGLSGCRFLNTLVLAGNRLEGAIPPSLAQLDRLTRLDLSDNRLSGPIPAPIGDKFASSSFDHNDGLCGHPVSRCGRSLTRTIAIVVAAGVFGAATSLALAWMIWRCWSPSGKRASPERGREDGRWWAERLRMAHNRLVPVSLFQKPIVKVKLADLMTATADFHPSNLIVAGSPRTGTSYKAVLPDGSALTVKRLHSCPLPEKHFRAEMGRIGQLRHPNLVPLLGFCLVEDERLLVYKHMPNGALSSALESLDWPARVRIGIGAARGLSWLHHGFQIPFLHQNLSLKAILLDEDYEARITDFGLTGLMRTSTGDGADTSPFLNGDFGEFGYTAPECASNADPTTKEDVYAFGIILLELVTGQKATEITSDAAGEGFKGSLVDWVNRLSITGRIHEAFDLSLRGKGNDDEIMQVLKIASGCVVASPKERPSMYKVFQTLKKIGDGYDLSEHLDEFPLVYGKEE